The genomic stretch ttcaatcttcagtgttcaacaatgttgatcaaatccaaacaatgttgaaacttgatcgcagtcaccacctttgtcagcatatcagcaggattctccgtagtatgaattttcttcactgtgaggCATCAAGGAGTTGTCAGCCTCAATTGGCAAGCTAATATACTTGAGATATCTTGATCTCTCCTACACTGAGATCAAAGCCTTGCCCAACTCCATTTGCAAGCTTTACAATTTGCAAACATTTAGAGTCAATAACTGCTTTTCACTCGAGGGGCTTCCGGATGAGATGGGAAATATGATAAGTTTGAGACACATATATTACAATTCTTGTTACCAATTCATTACTGGTTGGGGATCACGATGTATCTTTAATGACCACTTTCAGATGCCACTTAACATGGGGCAATTGACTTGTCTTAAGACCCTACAATTTTTCAAGGTAGGTTTAGAGCAAGGTCGTCGAATTAAAGAATTAGGTCATTTGAAAAACCTTGGAGGTGAATTGACGATCAATGGTCTCCAATTGGTATGTAATAGAGAAGAAGCTCAAACAGCATATCTGCAGGAGAACCCGAATATCATCAAGCTGGCATATTTATGGTCCCATGATGAACCAGAAGGCTGTGAAATCAATTATGAGTATGTGTTGGATGGTCTTCAACCACATCCAAACTTGAAAACCTTAGCAGTGGTGGACTATTTGGGGACTAGATTTCCTGCATGGTTGAGAGAAGATTTGCTACCATATCTGGTCAACTTGAAATTAAGTGGTTGCAAAAAGTGCAAAGAAGTTCCATCACTTGGCCAACTTAAACTCCTTCGGCATCTTGAGCTGGTAGGATTCCATGAGACGGAATGCATTGCACCTACATTTTATGGTGTTGAGGTTAGCAATAATGGATCAAGCAGCGATAATGCAAATATCCAAGTGTTCCCATTACTTAAAGAACTAGTTTTGGATGATATGCCTAGCCTTACTGAGTGGAAGGGAGTGGAATTGATACCGACAGAAAATGGTGGTAGAGATGGAGTTGGAGTAAGAATGTTTCCTGGACTTGAGAAGTTGAGGATTAGAAACTTTCCTTTGAGCATTGTACTCTTTCACTTGAAACCAAATGTCCTTCTAATTCTTCATCAAACAAGGAATGTTTACATTTCTTTATCAATGTGGTTTAATATTGAAAATTTATGTTCTTTCTCATAGGTGACTAGATCAAACATCATGCTAGAGGGATATCAGCACTTATTAAGTAGGGATACAGGCTAGA from Nicotiana sylvestris chromosome 12, ASM39365v2, whole genome shotgun sequence encodes the following:
- the LOC138883719 gene encoding putative disease resistance protein RGA4 — encoded protein: MGQLTCLKTLQFFKVGLEQGRRIKELGHLKNLGGELTINGLQLVCNREEAQTAYLQENPNIIKLAYLWSHDEPEGCEINYEYVLDGLQPHPNLKTLAVVDYLGTRFPAWLREDLLPYLVNLKLSGCKKCKEVPSLGQLKLLRHLELVGFHETECIAPTFYGVEVSNNGSSSDNANIQVFPLLKELVLDDMPSLTEWKGVELIPTENGGRDGVGVRMFPGLEKLRIRNFPLSIVLFHLKPNVLLILHQTRNVYISLSMWFNIENLCSFS